Within Leishmania infantum JPCM5 genome chromosome 35, the genomic segment TGCGGTGGTACGGGTAGTTGGTGTAGAACACGCCGGACATGTAGTAGACACAGCAGTCCGGTATCTTGTGGAACTCCTGGTCGGTGTTGACGCAGGACTCGGAGATGAGGCCAAACCCGACATAGTCGGCTACCTTGACTTCATACGTGATTGTGTGTCTCCCCGTGACAAGCGACACGTCACCGACAACAGCTACGCCATATACGACGCGCAACCGGTTACGTTCGGGGCTGACGCCCGGGCCGGGGCTGAACTGCAGCTCAGCATCACGATCGACATCCCCCAGCATTGCCAGTAAACCAGGCAGTTGATAGTACGCCGCGTCCACCTTGAGACGCCGCAGCGAGTCCTCTTTGAGTAGGTTGAAGTAGTGGTAGCCGCGAAGGTAGTCGACTATGTACTTGAAGCAGGAGGGATCGCGATCGATGAAGATGGTGTCGTGCTCATCCTTGAAGACCGGTGCGACCCACCCCGTCTCCTCGGCTCCGAGGAGGATGTGGAAGTAGTTTGGGGCATCCTTGCTTAACAGCGTCGACAGCGGCACTGTGAAGCGCTCACCACCGACGTTCAGCGACACCACTTCCATGTAGCGCTCAAGATGACGCGACTGGGcaacctcctccagcttcgGCTTCGCCTCTTGCCGCTCTTTCAGGAGTGTGTCTAGCCGCGTCTCCATCAGCTTGAAGCGAGACACGCAGCTTTCCACCTGCGCTTGAATTGActgtgcggcgccgcgcgacTGTTGCAGTACTCGAGCCGCCGTTTCCTCGTCAGTCATGTGCCCGGCGGCGTCACTAGAGGAGAACATCGGCGACGTGATCGTGCGTACCAGCCCGCTTGGATCACTGTCGTCGTTTATATtgtcttcctcccctccgtcGGCAAAGGACGACGTGGCGGAGTGCGGGTCACTCACAGAGTCTCGCCCAGCAGGAGTGGCGGATGCGGAGGAGTGGTCTGGAGCGTGATCTACGCCGTCATTCTCCGGCGCAGCCACAGACGCCGCCATCGTCAACGCATGATCAGTCGGGGCATCACCGGGCTCTACGAGAAGCGAGGCGGGGGTGATGGAGGTGGCGTCGCGGGTGCGCTTACGTCCCCCACGCTGCGGGCGACGACCGCTGACAGCTCGCTGTGCGCCCCGCTCGCCATTACCCTTTTCGACGGCGGTTGGCGGCATCACAGAGGGGGCACCCCGATAGACGAAAATCGAAAGAGTGACAACACGTCGATGAGCAGGACGTTGAGACGTCGCTGATGGtgtggcacacacagacacacgcaagcaagcAAGATGCAGAGGTAAACAGGAATCACAATCGCTGAAGGTGCGCTCGAAAAGTGTGTGAGTCGTGTTCtagtggcggcagcgcaatACAGACGGGGTAGCAGCGACCCTCACGACGTATACAACACTGGGAAAAGGGTCAGGCACCGGAGTATGAGCTGATCGAgacagcaacggcaacaAAGCACACacccgcgtgcgcgcacccacaaacaaacacacacgcacgcactcccTCAAGTGGGCTGTGAGATGCCCCCAATACGTGTAGCACACGaatgcgcgcgcgtgtgtacaGCGAGTATGTAGATACTTGTGTGTCTGGCTCAATGGAATCAGAAACAGCGAAAAGCTCATGCACAGCTGTCGATGTAGAGTTCACGGACATGTTGCGgatgcgtttttttttcgcatgcgggtgtgtgtgcgcgagaGGAGCACGGATAACCGTTGTGAGGGTGGGGGATGGTTGCCACGGGAGCGGTAGGGGTTCGggaaagaggcagagaggggaaTGACGGGAAAACAGCAGCTGAGGTGGCAATGAGCACAAGAAGCGTCGGCGCTTATGACAAGCTACTGCTCCACCTGAAGAGGACTCATTccaaatatatatatatttctcttttttttttcggcggAGGGGAGTTCGGCTCGTGTGACTTGCGCGTCACGGAACCTCACGGAGGGCTGAGGAAGGGAGACTCCCCACCAAAGAAACATAAAAGCGCGAGGGTGTGTTGGGTTGCCCTGAGCGACACACGAACGCCGTCGCTCGCCGTTCCCAGAGAACGGGGGCGCACTGCGCCTGCTTCCCTCGTGCCTCGTCCTCTCCGtgcttctcctttcctttaCTCTTTTTGGCGCGAAtggtgcgcacacacacctggCAACGCCGTCATCCATTGGGGTGACTCCAACAAGGCGttacacaggcacaggcaaACACAAACAAGCAAACGAAAAAGTCGATCTCGCTCCACAACATCACCAACCCAAGAGCAGAACATTGAGCGCACCGTTGACGGCTTTCACTTCACGcgctctcgccgctgcctctctgGGTCAAGAGAGCGCGCCGCGTgatccccaccccctttcccACAGGCCACGAACCTCCTCGTCTCTCGTCACACGTGCGTCCGCAAATCACTTGACAGCGCCCGCTCTTTGAATGAGCCGtcgcgtgtgcttgcgtgtgcgtctatGTCAACGTGCCGCTGGTCATgacatgcgtgcgtgttccACAATCAGCTGGATCGTGTGCGTCAGCTCCCGCTCGGCGTCGTCCGTAATGGTGACATGCAGGAGATGCTCTCCGGTCTTGAAGGCGAACAGCTCAAACTCGCCCTCGTACACCGCTCGACCCTCCTCGCCGACTATTGCATCGGCCTGCACGGCACCAGTTAGCACCGCCACGTCAAAGTGCGAGTCAATGGACACGTGCACGTGAAGGGggatggcgcggcgccaccgcggagCTGCAACACGCAGGCACAGACAAATCGGTCTTAAGGCAGGGATGACGATCGGTACTggggtgccgtcgccgcgagtGCTGAGCGTGCCACTCTCACAGCCGCCGATTCGCGGTAGCGCAGTCCTGGCTCGATGCAAAGCCTGCGGTGCACTAGCGCTCGCTTTTGCACCCGAATCCATCGAATCTGTGTGGCGCCACAACAAAGCGGAGATCGAGGCTGGCGAATCCAAGAGAGACtctgacgccggcgctgccctTGGGTGCGTCAGGTGCTGGactgccgtcggcggcgactgCGGAGGGCTGTCGTACACGGCTGTCACCGTGACGGTGCCTGTGGCGTCGTAGAGGCgggcgccgcggcagactTTGGCACGAGAAACGACAGGGCTTGTCTCTGCTCCGCCGTAGGAGGAGTCTCCGTCGTACTCCCACCGAtagagcagcaccgctccGTCGCCCAACGGATCCGTCTGCGGGTCTTCGGCGACGACGTAGTCTCTGCTTTCGTCAGGGAGCGCCGACGATGACCAGGCGTCGGAGggatgcggcggcagtgctgtCTGCGGCACGCTGGCCTCGAGAGTCACCACACACTCGTCCAGCGGCTCCGCGCTCACCACCTCAGTGCCAATGAGCGACAAGTTCAGCTCCAGCGTGCCAGTGCAATTAGGTAGTTCGCGCACGACCCACGGTACATGGAAACGCAGGCCGTCCTTTTCCTTCGTCGGCGGAATGCGCGTCAGCTTTATCGGCGGAACCACGTActcggcaccggcgacgaTGAAGGCGACCGGAAGCTCTGCAAATGTCAGGGcgctcagctgcagctccatgCTGTAGAGGCGACTTCGATTCGCGACGCGCACTTCCACCGCACGGCGGTCCTTTGTTAGCGCCACAGACGTGACGACGAGACCGGGAGAATGAAACAGGCGCAGCCGCGTCTCCGTCACGCGCCGCGGGATGACCGCGTACACGGGCACGGCGTCCGGCACGTTGCGCGGCTTTTGCGGCGCAGGATGGGGTAGTGAGAGATCGGTGCGGAAGATAACGTAGTGCGCGCCGAATTTGCTTATTGTCGGTGGCGCCTCCAGGGTTCCTGGAATCATGACGACGTCACCAggctgcagcggtgtgcgcgccgcagcgtcgaggGCGCGCTTGTTCAGCGTCACCGTTGTGTCTGTCTCATTGCGGCGCTCCTTGCAGCCTTCGCAGCCCTCCAGCTGGCACTGCTCGCTGTGCGCCGTGAGGGAGATGCAGCTGATGGGTACGCGGCCGCAGTTGACGACCCGCACCGTGAAGTCGATGCGTTGGGTTCCGAAcacctccagctcgctcgtGTTTAGGGTGCAGGACACCTGCGGTAATCGCTCCAGTACCGGGATGTACATGGGTGCCGGAAGCTGCCCGGTCATCGACTGCGACGAGCGTGTGTCTGCCAGCCGCAGCGTTACGCCGTCGATAAGCAGGGTACCTTCTTCGGTTGGTTGCACCTTGAGCAAGACCTTGCGCTTCGCGAGCGGGGGCACCTCTACATTCGACAACACATACGAGATGGGCGCGCTCAGCGTGTGCGACGAAGAGGCCGACACCACACCTTCTCCGGAGGaggcatcgtcgtcgtccgcgaCGAGAGAAGcacaggagcggcagcgcaaggcCAGTGCGTCAAACGTGAGGGATTCCTGAAAAGGGTTGTACAACGTCATCAGAACGGACGCGACGTCGCCGACCGTCCACACGGTCCGACTACCCAGTTTCCTGCCATTCAGGCAGAGGATGGTCAGCTTCAGCCGCTGCGTGTCAATgaaggtgaagaaggcaCCCCCAACAGGCACCGTCTTGGGTGCGagatgcggcggcagcgggaaAGCTTCCCACGCCAGAAAGAACGGGGACGGCACAATGGCTGTGCTCATCTGCGGCTCGAGCAGCGCGGACGCTTCACGCATAACGGATTTGAGGGTCCGCTGCGTTGCTTTCTCGAGGAGGTGCGGAAACttgaagaggaggagcgtcgCCAGTTGAcaacgcagcgccgccgtggccgtcGCAGGGGCCACGCGATCGAAGACGTTGATGAGctcgagcagcagtggcacgTTCAGTAGCGCCGCGTTGGTGATCGACTGATTCAGCCGTACGACGCCGCGATCGGGAGCCTTTTCTTCCACGGAGCTGAACATGCTAAAGGATGCGCCTATTGGCGTGTTCCCGTTCGCCGCCGGCTCGACAGCATCGCTGTCTtccacctgctgcgcaaCTTGTGTGGCGGTCGCTGCGCGGCTAAGCTGATACAGCGGGTCCGCCGATTTGGCAGTATCTAGGGTGACCCCGTCGTCGCTTGCAGTGCTGCTCGAGGCTTGAAGCCCGATAAGCGGGAGTCCAACGCCAGCcagtgcgcacacgcgcaggagCACCTCGGCAGCCTCTTCCGTGTGCTGCAGACGTGCCTTGATGGAGGCGAAttccaccagcagcgcccgcgCGCGACGCTCAGCACCGTTGATCATGCACAAGTACGCAAAGAAGGGTAGGCTGCGCTCCGTCCACTCGGCTCCGTAGATGCCAGGGAAGAGACTGCGCAATGTGCTCAACTCCTCGAGGAAAGGCTGCCGTGCTTCCCGTGCAGCGAGCAGCTCGAGTCGCTTAAAGCGCGCCTCCAACTCCCGCTTTCGCAGCATGGCGAGAGTCGTATTCACCATTGCGTTACTcgtgcctccgctgccgaggagcgAGGTGGTTGCCGCCACGGCTGAGGGGTAGAACATCAGCGtacccgctgctgcgcaccttctcagctgccgcagtgaCTCGCTCAAATAGACGTCGATTTCACTGAACGCCAGGCGCAGCACATTCTCGACGCAACGCTTCACGTCGCTGCCCAGGCGATACGACTGCGGGTCGCACGGCACTTCCCACGTACCAGCGTTCAAGCACACGTGCACTCGCACGAGAAGCCCCTTCAGTAGCGCgacctgcgccgccacaTTTTCCTCCACTTCGCGCGTCAGTCGCGCCCGCATCGAGTTGGGCACCGATGCGCTCTTGAAGCTCGCTATCGTCTGCTTCAGACTCTCACTATACTGCGCCACACAAGAGTCGAGCTGGTTCACGGAGGCGGCCAGGTCCGGTCCCCAGGTGGGGTTGTCGCTCTGAAGCTGCAGGACTGTGGCGTTAAGCGCGTCGCGGTGGCAGAGTAGCGTCGTCTGCAGATAGCGATACCGAGCGGCAGCAATGCTCTCTAACGTTGCTGAGCACCAGAGACAGTCGACATTCGAGTTAAACTGAGTTTCACCGTACAcggccacagcggcagccacagcgccAAACTGCAGGAGTACGTCCGCCGCTTTCTTCTTGAAGCGGGAGGCAATCAACATGCTCGCGTTGCGCGCCGTTGTGAATGTGGTGAGCTTATCAATGGGCGTTCGTACGGCCGTGTTATCTGCCTTGTCGAGCTGACTGTAAAGCCGCAGCGCGGTGCCTTGGGCATCGAccaccgcctgcgccacaCACAGGAGTAGCTTCCGCACGGTCTGGCTCACTGGTATGGACTCTGAGACGCACAGATACAGAGACGAGCTCGAGAGCTTTTCGGCGAGCGCTTCGGGAGGATCCACcacgacgcagcggcacacctTATCCTTGAACTGCGAAGTGAATATGATGCTGACGACCTGCACCGCGTGCTCGACAGAGACGGtgaggacggcggcgttgaCCACAACCACTACGGCCATGGTGGCGCGATGGCTGTCCATATTCTCCCAATGGGAAGTGCCGAGGTCGCTGGTGAGAGAAAACGGCAACGATGCGGATGGGTCAACAAGCGAGAGTCCCTTTTCGCGCCCGCTTTCCTCGCCAGACGTGTTGGGCGATGCGAAGATGCTGGACGCCGCGGGGAACAAGGCCCAGGAGAGCTCCGAGGCTGAAACAGGTGGGTGCAGGGTAAGACTACGCCGCAGTGCCACCTCGTAGCCGCTCACGGTTTCATCGACGCCCGCAAAGGCTTCTGCGTTTCGGCCTCTCAAAAAGGAAACGCGGCCAATGCTCGCGTTCGACGGCGTTGGCAAGCTTTTATTGCTTGCGGTTGGAGAGGAGCCTCTAGTCGGCGACGCTGTGCaagcgtctgctgctgctgccgccgccgccgtcgtcgtcgccgctgcaccggtCACTGACTTGGCGTGAAGCGTTTCGCCGCTCCACAGAAAGCACACTGAAAGCGGAAGCCATAGGAtgcgcaggtgcgtgtgctgtTCCAGAGAGCTGCTACTCGTTGGGTAGTACTcggaaaggagagagggattGGGCCTAGCGCGCATGATGGAGAACGTGCACGAAAAGGGACACAACAAGTGGGCAATCGAATGTAGAAACACGGCTCAATCGCGAAGCCCAATCGCATGAAAGGCCGATCCGTTTCTCTGCTCGCTCTCAAGCACCGGCAGACGATATGTGGCGAGGAGTGGGGATGGTGTGAAGAGGGTCTCCGCCAGTTCAACGGCTCGAGCACACACGGAAGGAGCTCACCCAAGTCGAGAGGGCCTACGGCGTGGCAAAGCAGCATGGATAGGCGAACGCCCACGGTCTCAccccgcctctctttctctctcccttttgcTATGGCAAGTAAGGCGCACTCCCAATAAAAGCAAGCAAGGGGGCCTCCACGGGGCGCATTGGATGCTTCTTCAGTACTCCTCGGGATGCACGAGGGCGGGGGAtcaggtgtgtgtgtgtgtgtgcgtgtatgggtGCAGAGGGAGTGCTCAAGAGGTGACAGAGGGTGTGCCTTCATCATTCAgtgggagagcgagggaaaGGTCCAGCTAGAGAACGGGGACGTGTCTGCAGTGTTCACTGCTCCTTTCGCTTTATGTTCGCCTATGGGGGCCACCTGTGACGGGCACAGGAGGTGAAGCGAGCAAGCATGGCAGCGATCCACGTTCCCGTAATGGACGTCAAGCTCCTACACTCAGATGCTACAAGGCGTCATGAAGGAAGCGGCCACCCGAAAACATCGCGGTTGGCCGAGAACTCGGTGCTTGTTACTCTCGCTCGATCCTCTTGAGCTCACCGCTGAGTCTTCATATGAGATGTACCACTTTATATAGCTATAGACCGTTCCAATCTAGTcgggaaagggaaggggaaaCAGGCACTCAAGCAGTGCTGTTCGGCGCCAAACGGTGAGCTCCAGTCTTCGTGATGGTGTGCGAAGTGCATGGGGGACGTTCAACAGCCATGCGCTTCTCCGCCCACGGTTCCTCTCTCGCGTCTGGGTTTCTTTCGTTGCTCCACGTGGCGAGCCGAAGCGCTCCCGCCCTCGCTAGTGGACACGAGCTCCCTTCGCCGCGGCCGTCGTTCTCGACTCTCCACCGGTTTACGCCTCCATCAGGAGAAAACCAAACGGAATGCACTGAATGGGTGCATGGGCCAAGTTGCGACGCTTGCCCAGCTTGTAGTACAGCAACCCCTTCAGTACCATGGGTGCGTCGCTGTGATTCACAAAGTAGAGCGAGAATACTCGAGAGCCCTCAGCGACGGTCGCCGGCGCGGGGGAGGTCACCGAGGACTCGATGCCGGTGCGCTTGTCTGCCGAGGTCGCCGCAACCGCACCTTTTCCTTCGTTTGGCCCTGCAAAGACTCCCTCACCGAGCACCTCGGCAACTCCGCTGCCGATTAGCTCGCTAAAATGATCGCCGTAatcgcgctcgcgcagcatgcGAAggacgtcgctgctgtggagATAGCCCACCTCCTCGACCAGCTGCATCAGCTCCATGTCCAGTCGCACAAAGTACGAGTTCACGACGAGCACCTCGATTCGCTCCGCCCCTGACCCCTCCGGCGACAGAGGCGCAAGCGAGAACCGGACGCGAAACTGTCGGTGTGCGGCTGCGAAGTATCCCATGCCAGCGTGCTCCTTGCTTGTGTACTGCACATCGTACGGCTCTaaagaaacagagagacTTACATTCGCGTCCTGGCACGTCAGCGTTGTCGGGAACTTCTGCCGCACCAGCTGTGTCAATGCCGCTCGCTGATACGCGCACGTAGCCAGTTCGGCTGCTGTGACGGTGGGAAACCCGGCTAAAAACTGCTCTGCCATTGGGAAAGACTCACGGTGGCGAAGGACAAACATTTCTTGCTGCTGGCCAATGGCGCCGGCGGAGTAGACGATGTCTGggtcgctctcctccaccgcttccgccAAGCCGCCGTCAGTGGTGGCGGGTGCCAAAGATTCCGTAGCCTCCTTGGATGCCTTACCTGAAGTAGACCGTGTCGACGTTGCggccgtggctgctgcctctgcctgcTGAGAAGCCGTCGTCGCGGAGAGGTGGGCACTCCCGTTGTTCTGCGACTTGCTCTCAAAGTATTCGTCTGGAATGAAGTCATGTTCGGCTGGCCCCCTGGAGATGCTCAGTGAGGtagccagcagctgctgggtcTTGCTACTAAGGACGCGCCCGAGCCGTTCCTGAAGCCACAGAAGGTTGCGGTACCGCACAATCTGCATGGCTACCGGGTTCATGCCGgctgccaccggcgccgatTCTTGCACTGCGTTGTGTAAGTCGGTATAGCACATCGCAAAGAGCGTGGTTGTGTCAATAGGGTAGCATTCGGAACTCGGCCGCAGGAGGTGCCCCGCGACGGGATCGCGGCTTGTCGTCTTCCCCGAAGACGACTTTGGCGATTTCGACACATCAGCTGGGGTCGTGCCCGGAGTCGCTGCTGGGTTCACCGTACGCGAGGAGGACGTTGTGCCTGGCACCGCTGTGCTCGGTTCACTGCCTGTTGTGtgaagagggaaagagagaagaaaccGGATGTCCTGCACATAGTGTGGACGGGTGTAGCAGGCcttgtgcagctgcttcagtACCTTTCGGTACACCGGCGCCACTTTCATCATCGAAACACGGGCTCAGCAAGTGCTTTGCGTTTGTTTGCATGGTCAGCTAAGTGGGCAATGCCTGTGCGCGACACCGGAAAGGTGTCGCCAGCCACTTCAAGGAGGAGAGGCTGCTGCTTGGTTTCCTCAGTCGGGAGAGGTGCTCCCCATGGAAGATGGGCGTTTCATTCGTCAAGAGAGCTCAGTAGGAAAAAGGAATGCCAATTCAAAGGCATGCGAGCAGAGttggggggtggggtggggtggggaggagagTTACGCGGGAGAGATATCGTGGGGTAGGGGTGGAGAGTTGGCAGATAGTGGCGTTGGCCAGCGAAAAGAAAGACGAGGCGAGATTCGAGGTGTCTCTCAGCGCTTGTGattgcgtgtatgtgtagaAGACACCAATActgcatacatatacacaACTGCAAAAGCGCAGCATACATGCCCGTTTGACTATAGCACTTCTCTGATGCAGCCACTTGCCTCACATGACGGATTTCACGGAATACGTGATCGCGAAACACTCTCCCGCCACCGTGCGACTCAGTGGCGACGCAGCcatttttctttccttctctctttcttttttccgtTTGTATTTCTGCGAAACGGCGATGCGACGTGCAGGGGCATCAAGAGGGCACCTGAGAGAAGCGGGAGaacacgaagagagagatggggatggggtggggtggaggcggaggaggcggcgataCTAGCGCATGCAAGTCCTACAGGCAGCAACAATGCCCCACTAACGGAAACACTAGAGAgggcacacaaacacacacacacacctcgcAACAACTATAGAAGAGATGAGGAGCGCAATGGAAGGACCGGGAAGCATGAGCAAGAAAGCCACAACGACAGGAGCGAAGGGTGAACGACGACAGAGCGTACGCTCGATAGGGGCTGTGTACGTGCGCCCACTTTTTTGTTGCATTCACGGACCAACAacacgaggaggcgcgaaGGTGATGAAGGGCAACACAAGAAAACGAGAGCACATCACCTCATGCGTTCGCGGCACGGCGAAGACACCCGTCCTGCTCGAGGCAAAACACCCTCACTTGTCTTTACCGATTTCTGTAACTCCAATTCCgcaaggcgcagcgcatACCGTGAACGGTGACGCGAAGGGGCCTCTTCGACGACGGACTTGGGCGCGAGCGCACTTGCCCGCAGAACGGTAAaccaacgcacgcacacaaagagaaTCACATCACACGTGGCAACGGGACACACAAAgggggaaaacaaaaaggcgCAACGAGGATGAGCtgagaagagaaaaagagacaGCGACCGGGTCAGAGAGGGACAGCCCCTTGTGTCGATTCACGGCCCCCCTCCAAAGGTGACCCGAGGCGTATGTCGCTTCCACCGATGCATCGCGCGGGGTGCACGCTCACGCCATCGTGCCAAAGACAGAAAAGACAGATTCGtgcggcgcacacaccctGAGTCCCACCTCAGGTAATGGCCTTGAAGAAGAGGGCTATCATCAAGCCAATAATGAGTATAATCATGAAGAGAACGCACAGTTTGAATGTGCCGGCGGACTGGTACTCCGCGGCCCTCTGCAGCTCTGTGCGCGCCTTCTGCACACGGGTGTGGGTGATGGCCATGTTGTAATCAATGCGATCGAGCAAGGCGCCTTGCTCAATGACGAGAGTGTTCATGTCCTTGAACATCTCATGCAGAGACTTGATGGAGCTATAGATGCGCTCAAACTCCTTCACCCGCTCATCTGCCATCTGCTGATTTAGCATGATCGTCTCGACCTGCTCCTGCGTCATACCCTTCTGCAGGTACTGATCCATAAGCGCGTCGTTCTCCAGttgctgctccaccgccttctGCCGGTCGCCGCCAGCCCACCGCTGCGAGACGAGCTGCTGTTTCTTCACATCCATCATGTAACGGCGTTGACTCTCGCGGTAGAGTTTGCTGATGTTGTTGATCTCGTTCACCAGGCACATCTTGACATTGCGCAAAATGCTCAACTCGGCATCCGTGCCCCCGTCAGGGAGGTCGCGTGTGTAGGAGATTTCCAAATCCTTCACACCCTTCTCGCTTTGCTTGAAGAGGCGATCAATTGTGTTCTGAGCATCCTCGatctcggcctcctcgcgcCCTTCGTCACGCGTGGAGCTGAACTCCACTTTGAGGTGGTCCctgcgcagcttctcgagCGCCGCCATTTGCTCCTTGATTTGGTCTTCAACACGACGGACATCAGCCATCTTTTTCACCCAAAGCGGAGTCACATAGACGCGATTCATGCTCTCCTCTTCGgcaagcagctgctccgtctcaggccggcgagggcggATCGCGCGGTACTGCAGGAACTCACCCGTGCGGTCGCGAGTCGCCATGTTTTCGACTTGCACGTAAGTgcgcttcttttttgttgAAAGTGCTCAGCCAAAGTTGTTGGAAGAAATAGAGAGGGGGATG encodes:
- a CDS encoding QA-SNARE protein putative, which translates into the protein MATRDRTGEFLQYRAIRPRRPETEQLLAEEESMNRVYVTPLWVKKMADVRRVEDQIKEQMAALEKLRRDHLKVEFSSTRDEGREEAEIEDAQNTIDRLFKQSEKGVKDLEISYTRDLPDGGTDAELSILRNVKMCLVNEINNISKLYRESQRRYMMDVKKQQLVSQRWAGGDRQKAVEQQLENDALMDQYLQKGMTQEQVETIMLNQQMADERVKEFERIYSSIKSLHEMFKDMNTLVIEQGALLDRIDYNMAITHTRVQKARTELQRAAEYQSAGTFKLCVLFMIILIIGLMIALFFKAIT